From Paenibacillus sp. PvR098:
GCTTGTAAAAGACGTAAGCAATGGCTGCCATAATCGTCGCTCCCCACAAGGCGGCGAGCGTAATCTGACCCGGGCTCATCAGGTACTCGTCATAATCTTGAAGTGTTGTATTCGTCGGGGGCCGCTGCCCACGAACAAAAGGAATCGGCACATGAAGCTTTAGACGCCCTAGTGTTGTCTTGAACATGGCTATCGATTCTTCCTTTCTGAAGCAAATATTCTTCTTTAACCCAAGCCCGCCATCTCAAGCTTCCATGTTCGCATCAGTCGATTGCCCGTCGGCTTGAGCTCTCCCAACACCATCCCCTCTAACGTTTCACCTGTTTCCTCAAATAGATACAACGGGTTGAGCATCACCTCCCCATCGACTACTCCAACCATCTCACTGATTTCTGTCACTCGCCTTGAACGGTCACGAAGCCGCTGCAGATGTATCATGACATCAATGGCCGATGAGATCTGCTTCCGCACCACCCCCACCGGCAGGCCCGCGCCGCTCAGCACCATAGTCTCTAGACGGCTGAGCATGTCCTTAACTGAGTTGGCGTGGCCCGTGGACAAGCTGCCGTCATGCCCAGTGTTCATCGCCTGCAGCATATCCAGCGCCTCTGCACCTCTAACCTCACCGACGATGATGCGATTAGGCCTCATACGAAGCGACGAACGGATCAAATCGCGAATTGTAATCTCTCCCTTCCCGTCGTTGTTGGGGTTGCGCGTTTCCAGGCTGACCAAATTCGGCACACCGTGAATCTGGAGCTCCGCTGAATCTTCGATCGTAATGACGCGTTCGTCCTCGGGAATGAACTGCGCCAGCGCATTCAAGAACGTTGTCTTTCCCGATCCTGTCCCGCCGCCGATAAACAGGTTATATTTCGCCTTCACAAATCGGATTAAGCTCTCCGCAGCTTCCTCGGATAAAGCTTGCCGCACAGTCAAATCGCGGATCGTCATCGGCTGCTCTGGAAATTTGCGGATCGTCATGGCCGGACCTTGCAGTGCAATCGGAGGGAGCACAATATTGACGCGAGAGCCGTCCTGAAGCCGTGCATCTACCATCGGGCTCGATTCGTTCACCAACCGGTTCACTCGGCCGACAATCGCTTGAATCGTGTCCTCCAGCTTCTCTCGGCTATCGAACCGGATGTCCGTTTCGATTACTTTTCCGTCTTTTTCAATAAAGATCTGATCATGCGAGTTGACCATGATTTCCGATATGGTCTTGTCATCGACCAGTGGCTGCAGCACGTCCAAACCCCGGAAGGAATGAAATAGCTCCTGTACGAGCTGATGCTTCTGCCCAGCGGTCAGGAAAGATTCATTCGAATAGGCGAATACATGCTGTTCGATGGTCTCAATCAACTGCTCATCCGAGAGTGTATTTCCGTAATCTATGCTCTCTTGGATTTTTTTGAGCAATATCTGTTTCCTTACAGCGACGCTAATCCGATTCAGCAACTCCTTTCTTGAGCCAATAACTCCTGTACGACCGAAGCCGCGAATCCGGCTGAAACCAACTGCTCTACGTGAGCCACCGATTTCCATTCCGGAACATAAGGGAGCTCACCCCGAAGCGTAATTCCATACCTCGAAAAATCATTGACCGTATGTCCTGTGCTTTTATTTAGCAAAAACGTCACATTGTCCAAAGGAAATCGTTCCCTTCCGGCTTCTCCTTCCCTCCAACTTTGAACAAGCTGTACCGTCTTTTGAAGATGAATACAATCGTCAAGCACTAACCAAAGAACATGATCCGCAGCGTTCAAAGCCTTAAGCGTGACCGGGCTTGGATAAGAATCCAAATCCATAATCACCCAATCGAATAGTCCCGAAGTCGTCGCCCCTTGTACAATGCTTTGCAGATCCGTGCTTTCCATCTCAGCCATTTCTTGGAGATGTGTAGAGGGGGGCACATAATCGAATTTCAAATCCTCGTGCGTGCGCTTCAGCTGCTCGATTTTGGCTGAGAGGACGTCCGGATTCGTTTTGGCATAATAGAGCATGCGTGAGAAGGCTTCCGACTCTTCCCCGCTCTCTTCCACAAACCAAGCTTTGGAGGGAAGCCGTTCCAGCGACAAACACAATACTTTTTCCCCTTGCATGATGAGCTGACGGGCCAAATGAATGGCAGTTACCGTCTTGCCGCTGCCCCCCACAGAGGAGTAAACCGCTAGTGTTCTCGCTCCCCTCCCACCGCGCAGCGGCTCATTCTCACAGTATTCGTTATAGTGAACAGCAATTTCCGACAACAGCCGATTAAGCGGCTGAAATTTGAACAGCACCGGGTATTCCAGCAGCCCTCCCGCCTTTATTGAATCGCTGATCAAGACGGTACACCCCGTCCTGATACGATAAGCCGTATCCGGTAGTGGCATCCATGACTCATGCACCATCATAATGAAACGCTCCCTAGTCTCTTCCATAAAGCGAAAACCTTCCTCCGTGGTTGTAAACACTCTTAGGCTAAAGCGTTCCGCATACTCCGACGAACGAATATAGGTCGACAGCATATCGGCAAAATACGTATCATCATCAAGCAGCACCAGCAACATTTTTGCCAAGATGAATTCCTCCCCCTTCCATGTTGAGACCCCCAAAAAGGCAACAAAAAAAGCACGCGCTGTCAAGGGTCCTATGAACCTTGAAACAGCGGTGCTTCCGCTTATAATAATGAAATTAATCGTATTATAGACCTAAAATTTGGAAAATGCAAGGGGAATTTATCCGCTTGGCTCGTGCCCTAATCATCCCCGGGTAGCGAAAGCCTGTTTGTTGCGTTCAATCTGCTGAATATGACGGTCCACGTGACCTATGAACATCTGTACCACATCCTGCAGTGTTTGCTTCCCTGCAACGTTGTGAACGCCGGTTCGCTGCCAGTCTTCATTGGACAGCCCCGACAAAATTGCGGACATGGAAAACCGCAGAGCACCGAACATAGCCAAGTAAGCCTGTATGTCCAATGCTTGGTAATTAAGCCGCAATGCCCAAGCGTCGGGATCAAATTTGAACAGAAGAGGATTGTCTTCCGCGATGATCCGTTTCATCCGGTCCGTGGATACCATTTCGGCGTCGCACACATGAATAACAACCTCTTTAATGCTCCACTTGTTCTCTGCCGGTTTAAACAGTAGTTCCTCTTCACTGACCCCGTCCAAAGCGGCCATCAATAGATCCACACCTTTGGCATAGTTTTGCACCAATGCTTCCATGCTCCTCAGCCTCCTATTGAATAATCGCTCAAGCATCAGACGGATAGCTCGTCCACGATTCGAAGCTAGCCTCCGCCTGCTTGATCTAATGGCTCTTCACCAAAAAAAGAGTAAGCTCTTCCCGGTTATGAAACAACTGCTTCGCTTTTTGTAGTTCCAGCTCAGGAGATAGATCTTGAATGACCTCCCGGATCGTTTGAAATGCTTTCTTGTTCATCAGCTTTACGGTAATAATGGCCGTTCCGCCCGGCTTCAAAGCGTAGAGCAGTCCGCGGACCAGCTTGGCCATCTGACGGTGGCTCCAGCTCATATCGCATACCAGTAGATCGAAGGCGCCTGCCGCAAACACCACTTCATCCGCTTTTTTGGGATGATATGTGAGGTTTCGATTGCGCAAAAGCCCGGCATCCAGCTTGGCCGGATCCACCGCCGTCACCTTTAGCCCCCGCTCCAACAACAATGAAGTCCAACCGCCAGGCGCAGCCCCGATATCGAGCGCAGAACGATACTGAGTAAAATCAAGGCCAAATGCCTGCTCCGCTTCGAGCAGCTTGAATTTGGCCCGGGAAACCTGCCCTTCTTCCTTGCGGAAGCGAACGGCTCCGCCTGACCAGTCGGATAAGTTGTCCTGCGGTCGCGACAAGCCGTAATAAACCGTATCTTTCGTGAAAAACAGCGACAAAATGAAGTCAGTGTCTCTCACCTCAGGCTTTGCGGAGAAGTCCGATGACAGCCTCTCATCCACTGCAGCCTTCGCGGCGGATGGGGAAATCTCCGGAGCAGCGTCCTCTGTTTTGCGGACTTGCACCGCAATCTTACTGCCGAAGTACGTTGAAGATGCAGAAAGCTGTTCCAAGACAAAGCTCATGACCGAATCCATGGAGCCATTCCATGCTGCTTGTTCATCAACCGGCTGAATATGCCTTAAAAAAACCGGTTCATCGCCTGTGATCATCCGAATTGCTTCTTCCCTTGTCAACTCGGTCGTGAATAGAAACACTTCTCCGGGAACGATCCATTCGGACTTAACCGATCCCAGCAAGCGGCGCAGTTCTTCCTGTGCCTGCTGAGCAAATCCTCTGTTGGAAGTTCCGATAAATACGCTCATGTTCGTCATAGCACCTTAATCCAAGGCCGGTCGCCGAACCACTCGATTCGAATCGGTACCTGAAACGCCCTAAATAAATTTTCTTCTGTCAGAACCTCTCGCTTCAAACCGGAAGCGATCAGCTCTCCTTGCTCGATCAGCGCCACATGAGTAAACATCGGAACGATTTCCTCGATATGGTGCGTTACATAGATGACCGCCATTTGTTGTTCTCCAAGCTCATTGATGTTCTCAAGCAGCCTTTCACGTTCAAAAAGATCAAGCCCGGAGCATGGCTCGTCCATGATGAGGATCGATGGACGCGTCATCAGCGATCTGGCGAGCATGACCTTCTTACGCTCACCTTGAGAAAGCGTACCTAATGGTTGATCCGCAAGATGACCCAGCTTGACGTCACTAAGTTTTTGGAACGCCTTTTCCTTCGCAATCGCCGGTATTTCCTCATAGAAGCGAAGAAACCCGTATTCGCCGGTAGCAACGACCTCCCAGACGGAATCGCCGGGGTTCAGCTTTTCATAAAGAGATTGGCTGATGTAGCCGATTTGTTTGCGGACCTCGCGCACATCGCATTGTCCATATGTATTTCCGAGTACCTGCACTTTACCTCTGCTTGGGAATTCGTAACCATTCATCATCTCCAAGAGAGTAGTTTTACCAGACCCGTTTCTGCCGAGGATCACCCAATGCTCTCCAGACTTAATATCCAATTGAACACCAGATAAAATATGTCTTTCTTCCCGAATAAAATGAATTTGCTGTAACGATAAGACCTGTGACACCAATGACCACAACCTATTCTTTGACGTTTTCGGCAATGCCCGTGAGCAGCGCCGACGGCATAGGGCCGTTTACCAAAAGCACCTGCTCGGGCTTGCTTGCATATAAAGCTTGAAACATGTGCTGTCTTCCCGAATCGCTGGACGTATGTAAATAAATGCGTTTCGGGTAGCGGTTCGAGGCAATGATGCCTCCGACCACATCCATCCCGTTAGGCTGACCCCAGCCTAGGCCGTAATCGAGCGAAAGCACATCCACGTCGCATTCCTGCAGTAAAAGAAGGCATTCTTCCGCATTCCTGACAAGTACGAAGCCCTCAGGACAAGTCCGGTAATCATCCAAATAAACATGAATCACCCTTCGCTCAGCTCCTTGACATAACGGATTTCCGAGCCATGCGTCGCCCCGCGGATCACTGGAGTTTCAAGAACAACCGGAAGCTTCATGCTCTGCAGCCGAACGGAGCGAAGCAGCGGAAGGAATCGGGCCTCGCCGATTTCTCCTTTGCCGATCATGGCATGCCTGTCTTTGTATGCGCCGCGCGGATATACGGAATCGTTAAGATGGATGGCCCGAAGATAAGGCAAATAGCCTATGGCTTCGGCTTGACGTTCCCAATCCGGCCAGCCTGCCGGCAGCGCCGGGAACAGATTGGAGGCGAAAGCATGGCATGTATCGAAACAAAAACCGATTAACTCCGACCTTTGGCATAAGCTTCGAATCTGAACAAGCTCTTCGAGCGTTGTCCCCATTAATGAGCCTTCCCCCGCTTGATTCTCAATCAGCAGCATTGCGCGACCCGTATATCCCGCAAGCACCTCATTCATACATTGTATAATATTTTTATAGCCTTGTAACGTGTCTTTCCCCTTATATTTACCAAAGTGGACAACGGCACCTACCGAACCGCAAGCATCGGCAATTTCGAGATCGTTCCGAAGCGAAGCGATAGTCGCTTTTCGCATCTCTCCCTCGTCTACTGCAAGATTAGTCGGATAAGGCGTATGTGCGATGGAGTAAATGCCATGCTCGCGGCAATATCGCTCACAGTTCTCCGCGTCCATGCGATTGAACGGCTTCACCGTCAAGCTGCGCGGATTTTTGGGGAAATATTGAAAAGACTGAGCACCCAATAGAACCGCCGTCTTTGCTGCTTCCAGATAACCCTTCCGAATGCTGATATGGCAGCCAAACCGCATCGCCTCTCGCCCTCCCTTACCTTTGACAGACTAGGCAGCAAAAGGATTTCTTGGAGGAAACGTCCTGCCTCACGATGGGGTGGCCGC
This genomic window contains:
- a CDS encoding ATP-binding cassette domain-containing protein; its protein translation is MSQVLSLQQIHFIREERHILSGVQLDIKSGEHWVILGRNGSGKTTLLEMMNGYEFPSRGKVQVLGNTYGQCDVREVRKQIGYISQSLYEKLNPGDSVWEVVATGEYGFLRFYEEIPAIAKEKAFQKLSDVKLGHLADQPLGTLSQGERKKVMLARSLMTRPSILIMDEPCSGLDLFERERLLENINELGEQQMAVIYVTHHIEEIVPMFTHVALIEQGELIASGLKREVLTEENLFRAFQVPIRIEWFGDRPWIKVL
- a CDS encoding AAA family ATPase, translated to MLLVLLDDDTYFADMLSTYIRSSEYAERFSLRVFTTTEEGFRFMEETRERFIMMVHESWMPLPDTAYRIRTGCTVLISDSIKAGGLLEYPVLFKFQPLNRLLSEIAVHYNEYCENEPLRGGRGARTLAVYSSVGGSGKTVTAIHLARQLIMQGEKVLCLSLERLPSKAWFVEESGEESEAFSRMLYYAKTNPDVLSAKIEQLKRTHEDLKFDYVPPSTHLQEMAEMESTDLQSIVQGATTSGLFDWVIMDLDSYPSPVTLKALNAADHVLWLVLDDCIHLQKTVQLVQSWREGEAGRERFPLDNVTFLLNKSTGHTVNDFSRYGITLRGELPYVPEWKSVAHVEQLVSAGFAASVVQELLAQERSC
- a CDS encoding CpaF family protein; its protein translation is MLKKIQESIDYGNTLSDEQLIETIEQHVFAYSNESFLTAGQKHQLVQELFHSFRGLDVLQPLVDDKTISEIMVNSHDQIFIEKDGKVIETDIRFDSREKLEDTIQAIVGRVNRLVNESSPMVDARLQDGSRVNIVLPPIALQGPAMTIRKFPEQPMTIRDLTVRQALSEEAAESLIRFVKAKYNLFIGGGTGSGKTTFLNALAQFIPEDERVITIEDSAELQIHGVPNLVSLETRNPNNDGKGEITIRDLIRSSLRMRPNRIIVGEVRGAEALDMLQAMNTGHDGSLSTGHANSVKDMLSRLETMVLSGAGLPVGVVRKQISSAIDVMIHLQRLRDRSRRVTEISEMVGVVDGEVMLNPLYLFEETGETLEGMVLGELKPTGNRLMRTWKLEMAGLG
- a CDS encoding deoxyribonuclease IV, with translation MRFGCHISIRKGYLEAAKTAVLLGAQSFQYFPKNPRSLTVKPFNRMDAENCERYCREHGIYSIAHTPYPTNLAVDEGEMRKATIASLRNDLEIADACGSVGAVVHFGKYKGKDTLQGYKNIIQCMNEVLAGYTGRAMLLIENQAGEGSLMGTTLEELVQIRSLCQRSELIGFCFDTCHAFASNLFPALPAGWPDWERQAEAIGYLPYLRAIHLNDSVYPRGAYKDRHAMIGKGEIGEARFLPLLRSVRLQSMKLPVVLETPVIRGATHGSEIRYVKELSEG
- a CDS encoding SAM-dependent methyltransferase, with amino-acid sequence MTNMSVFIGTSNRGFAQQAQEELRRLLGSVKSEWIVPGEVFLFTTELTREEAIRMITGDEPVFLRHIQPVDEQAAWNGSMDSVMSFVLEQLSASSTYFGSKIAVQVRKTEDAAPEISPSAAKAAVDERLSSDFSAKPEVRDTDFILSLFFTKDTVYYGLSRPQDNLSDWSGGAVRFRKEEGQVSRAKFKLLEAEQAFGLDFTQYRSALDIGAAPGGWTSLLLERGLKVTAVDPAKLDAGLLRNRNLTYHPKKADEVVFAAGAFDLLVCDMSWSHRQMAKLVRGLLYALKPGGTAIITVKLMNKKAFQTIREVIQDLSPELELQKAKQLFHNREELTLFLVKSH
- a CDS encoding DinB family protein, producing the protein MEALVQNYAKGVDLLMAALDGVSEEELLFKPAENKWSIKEVVIHVCDAEMVSTDRMKRIIAEDNPLLFKFDPDAWALRLNYQALDIQAYLAMFGALRFSMSAILSGLSNEDWQRTGVHNVAGKQTLQDVVQMFIGHVDRHIQQIERNKQAFATRG
- a CDS encoding cyclic-phosphate processing receiver domain-containing protein, translating into MIHVYLDDYRTCPEGFVLVRNAEECLLLLQECDVDVLSLDYGLGWGQPNGMDVVGGIIASNRYPKRIYLHTSSDSGRQHMFQALYASKPEQVLLVNGPMPSALLTGIAENVKE